The proteins below come from a single Halostagnicola larsenii XH-48 genomic window:
- a CDS encoding SDR family oxidoreductase, which produces MAIAEEAEGTDDGERDSPGAGDDRETDTVRDESTASSEDRDRATTDSADDRYTRKKCVLITGCSSGIGRATAQAFLEEDWQVVATARNTDDIADLAEAGCTTLELDVTEPDQVARVVEETVELGGAIDCLVNNAGYAQMGPLEDVSTLDLHRQFDVNVYGPHRLARAALPHMRAQGEGRIVNVSSILGRLSFAGTGPYSGSKHALEAMSDSLRAEVEEFGIEVVLIEPGTVETEFVERTDDELPETRTPAYETLYEIYDDAQLIGGGGPLALKPKAVAEAILEAGTAREPPARYPVGPMAQYGSYARFLPDRLRDAAYGLLRKFV; this is translated from the coding sequence ATGGCCATTGCTGAGGAAGCCGAGGGAACGGACGACGGGGAGCGGGACTCCCCTGGAGCAGGCGACGATCGCGAAACTGACACCGTAAGAGACGAATCGACGGCCTCGAGCGAGGACCGAGACCGTGCGACGACCGACAGCGCCGACGACCGCTACACCCGCAAGAAGTGCGTCCTCATCACCGGCTGTTCGTCGGGCATCGGGCGAGCGACCGCTCAGGCCTTCCTCGAGGAGGACTGGCAGGTCGTGGCCACGGCCCGAAACACCGATGACATCGCGGACCTCGCCGAGGCGGGGTGTACGACGCTCGAACTCGACGTGACCGAGCCCGACCAAGTTGCTCGAGTCGTCGAGGAGACCGTCGAGCTCGGCGGCGCGATCGACTGTCTCGTGAACAACGCGGGCTACGCCCAAATGGGGCCGCTCGAGGACGTCTCCACGCTCGACCTCCACCGCCAGTTCGACGTCAACGTCTACGGGCCCCACCGGCTCGCTCGCGCCGCGCTGCCGCACATGCGAGCGCAGGGCGAGGGACGAATAGTCAACGTCTCGAGCATTCTCGGCCGCCTCTCGTTCGCCGGTACCGGGCCGTACTCGGGCTCGAAGCACGCGCTCGAGGCGATGAGCGATTCGCTGCGGGCGGAAGTCGAGGAGTTCGGCATCGAGGTCGTCCTGATCGAACCCGGAACCGTCGAGACGGAGTTCGTCGAGCGGACCGACGACGAACTGCCGGAAACCCGGACGCCGGCTTACGAAACGCTGTACGAAATCTACGACGACGCACAGCTAATCGGCGGCGGCGGGCCGCTCGCGCTCAAGCCGAAGGCGGTCGCCGAGGCGATTCTCGAGGCGGGAACCGCTCGAGAGCCGCCAGCGCGATACCCCGTGGGTCCGATGGCACAGTACGGCTCGTACGCGCGATTCCTGCCGGACCGCCTCCGCGACGCGGCCTACGGGCTTCTTCGGAAATTCGTCTGA
- a CDS encoding endonuclease V translates to MTELSRPDLLPDASLSTEEMESLQREIARNAVFEDEFDIGSIPANQTDAGNESGFDPSNLSNPLAATASDDDPPIVAGVDQSFLLEDEPERALSAVVAMRGGEVIERVFAVTPLEIPYIPGLLSFREGAPILDALEELTVDPDLFLFDGSGRIHFRQAGIATHIGVIVDAPAVGVAKSLLCGEPAGDLEDLPAGTRVPIEANSRVDAPDGTLLGYAVQTKQYESSSRYVNPLYVSPGHRVGPETAADVVLELSSGYKLPEPVRLADSYADEAKTLDR, encoded by the coding sequence ATGACAGAACTCTCGAGGCCGGACCTTCTCCCCGACGCCTCGCTTTCGACCGAGGAGATGGAGTCGCTCCAGCGAGAGATCGCCCGGAACGCGGTGTTCGAGGACGAGTTCGATATCGGCTCGATACCCGCAAACCAAACCGACGCTGGGAACGAATCCGGATTCGACCCGTCGAACCTCTCGAATCCACTCGCCGCAACCGCGAGCGACGACGATCCACCGATCGTCGCCGGCGTCGATCAGTCGTTTCTCCTCGAGGACGAACCCGAACGAGCGCTGAGCGCCGTCGTGGCAATGCGTGGCGGCGAGGTAATCGAACGAGTCTTCGCGGTCACGCCTCTCGAGATTCCGTACATCCCCGGCCTGCTGTCGTTCCGCGAGGGAGCGCCGATCCTGGACGCGCTCGAGGAGCTAACGGTCGACCCGGACCTCTTCCTGTTCGACGGCAGCGGCCGCATCCACTTCCGGCAGGCGGGCATCGCGACTCACATCGGGGTCATTGTTGACGCGCCGGCCGTCGGCGTCGCCAAGAGCCTCCTCTGTGGCGAGCCTGCCGGCGACCTCGAGGACCTGCCGGCCGGAACGCGCGTTCCCATCGAGGCCAACTCGAGGGTCGACGCCCCCGACGGCACTTTGCTCGGGTACGCGGTCCAGACCAAGCAGTACGAATCCTCGAGTCGGTACGTCAATCCACTGTACGTCAGTCCTGGCCATCGCGTCGGCCCCGAGACGGCCGCCGATGTCGTTCTGGAACTGAGTTCGGGCTATAAACTCCCGGAGCCAGTTCGGCTGGCGGATAGCTACGCGGACGAGGCGAAAACACTGGATAGATAA
- a CDS encoding rhomboid family intramembrane serine protease, with the protein MAKCDVCGQQENMPYECRHCGGTHCGEHRLPENHGCSGLHDWNDPKGVFNSGFDDSVNSSAEASTTEKIASKLPFDTGSSGVLGYFRGNMTYTLLALMWLTMAAQFLAYSIGGRELHETLFTLSTANPTYVWTWVTSVFAHSPFFIIGAQGPEGSIFHIVFNSIVIFFFGPLVERYIGSRDFAILFVVSGVLAGIGQVGLASLLGEPSSVLGASGAALAIIGVVTILNPDLRVYLFFVLAMPIWVLAAGTVAISMLFIVLGSPGAGGIAHGAHLVGLLIGLAYGEYLKRTRNFRVPSQIQMGGGGGPGGPGGPGRGRGPF; encoded by the coding sequence ATGGCCAAGTGCGACGTGTGTGGGCAACAAGAGAACATGCCGTACGAGTGTCGACACTGCGGCGGGACACACTGCGGCGAGCACCGCCTGCCGGAAAACCACGGCTGCTCGGGCCTGCACGACTGGAACGACCCGAAGGGAGTGTTCAACAGCGGCTTCGACGACAGCGTGAACTCGAGCGCGGAGGCCTCGACCACGGAGAAAATAGCGTCGAAGCTCCCGTTCGATACGGGCTCGAGCGGCGTGCTCGGGTACTTCCGCGGGAACATGACCTACACGCTGCTCGCGCTGATGTGGCTCACGATGGCAGCGCAGTTTCTCGCGTATAGCATCGGCGGGCGGGAACTCCACGAGACGCTCTTTACGCTCTCGACGGCGAACCCGACCTACGTCTGGACGTGGGTCACGTCGGTTTTCGCCCATTCGCCGTTTTTCATCATCGGAGCGCAGGGACCGGAAGGCAGCATCTTCCATATCGTCTTCAACAGCATCGTGATTTTCTTCTTTGGACCGTTGGTCGAGCGCTACATCGGCTCGAGGGACTTCGCGATTTTGTTCGTCGTCAGCGGCGTCCTCGCCGGAATCGGACAGGTCGGACTCGCGTCCCTCTTGGGTGAGCCCTCGAGCGTGCTCGGCGCGAGCGGTGCGGCGCTGGCGATCATCGGCGTCGTGACGATATTGAACCCCGACCTTCGCGTCTACCTCTTTTTCGTTCTCGCAATGCCGATCTGGGTGCTCGCGGCGGGGACGGTCGCCATCAGCATGCTGTTCATCGTACTCGGCTCCCCCGGCGCCGGGGGAATCGCCCACGGTGCGCACCTCGTCGGCCTGCTCATCGGGCTGGCATACGGCGAGTACTTGAAACGGACCAGGAACTTCCGGGTTCCCAGCCAAATACAGATGGGCGGGGGCGGCGGACCCGGTGGACCTGGCGGCCCCGGCCGCGGACGCGGCCCGTTCTAA
- a CDS encoding DUF5788 family protein: MQEYERKQLLERVGREGATVGADIPETITVQGEAIDLQTFVFEIKRRETIPAGERERVERAKKNLRRERLERVERIEEDDISRETGEELARSIVGIDRALNALENLGSTDLEREQQAKQAADTKRWMSFLQKALGREDTAASRGGR, encoded by the coding sequence GTGCAAGAGTACGAGCGAAAACAGCTCCTCGAGCGCGTCGGCCGCGAGGGAGCAACCGTCGGCGCGGACATTCCGGAGACGATCACCGTCCAGGGCGAGGCGATCGACCTCCAGACGTTCGTCTTCGAGATCAAGCGCCGGGAGACGATACCCGCCGGCGAACGCGAGCGCGTCGAGCGAGCCAAGAAGAACCTGCGACGCGAGCGCCTCGAGCGCGTCGAACGGATCGAGGAGGACGACATCAGCCGCGAGACCGGGGAGGAACTCGCCCGAAGCATCGTCGGCATCGACCGGGCGCTCAACGCCCTCGAGAACCTCGGTTCGACCGATCTCGAGCGCGAACAACAGGCAAAGCAGGCCGCGGATACGAAACGCTGGATGTCGTTCCTGCAGAAAGCGCTCGGTCGCGAGGATACTGCGGCATCGCGTGGAGGCCGGTAG
- the polX gene encoding DNA polymerase/3'-5' exonuclease PolX has product MTTNAELAARFEEFADLLEADDVEYKPRAYRRAAENILAHPSPIADQLEAGNEEAVENIDGVGDAISSKIVEYVETGEIEELEELREDLPVDMAALTRVEGVGPKTVGSLYRELEIQDLDDLEAAAEAGEIQAVKGFGPKTEQNILENVEFARTIGQRQLLGEARPLADDVLEYLESVDAITETEVAGSIRRWRETIGDVDALAAADSGADAIEAFLEWESIDDEIESGPEKASVRVGDVRVDLRVVVPEEFGSALQYFTGSKDHNVRLRNYAIERDMKLNEYGAFDVSDVDDPDAGQRVGERVAGETEAEMYEALGLPWIPPELREDRGEIDAAAAGELPDLITQGDIRGDLHTHTEWSDGNNTIEEMVEAAAERGYDYYAIADHAEGPGVVGGMGLSDTEILEQVEAIREVDAAADIEVLAGIEANIDADGEIGLGDEVIDALDVIVASPHSALDQDSAAAADRLVRAIENPAVDVIGHPSGRLLNEREGLAIDASALGAAAAEHDTALEVNSNLRRLDLWGSAVQAALEEGAIIAINTDAHQPATLEYVRWGVHTARRGWAEPADVINAWDLEELRNFLH; this is encoded by the coding sequence ATGACGACCAACGCCGAACTCGCCGCCCGGTTCGAGGAGTTCGCCGATCTCCTCGAGGCCGACGACGTCGAGTACAAACCGAGAGCGTACCGCCGCGCCGCCGAGAACATTCTGGCTCATCCGTCGCCGATCGCCGACCAGCTCGAGGCGGGCAACGAGGAGGCCGTCGAAAACATCGACGGCGTCGGAGACGCCATCTCCTCGAAGATCGTCGAGTACGTCGAGACCGGCGAGATCGAGGAACTCGAGGAACTGCGCGAGGACCTGCCAGTCGACATGGCCGCGCTGACCCGCGTCGAAGGCGTCGGCCCCAAGACGGTCGGCTCGCTATACCGTGAACTCGAAATTCAGGATCTCGACGACCTCGAGGCCGCCGCCGAGGCGGGCGAGATTCAGGCGGTCAAAGGGTTCGGCCCGAAGACCGAACAGAACATCCTCGAGAACGTCGAGTTCGCGCGGACGATCGGACAACGGCAGTTGCTCGGCGAGGCCCGACCGCTCGCCGACGACGTGCTCGAGTACCTCGAGTCCGTCGACGCGATCACCGAAACCGAGGTCGCCGGTTCGATCCGCCGGTGGCGAGAGACCATCGGCGACGTCGACGCGCTCGCGGCCGCCGACTCGGGAGCCGACGCGATCGAGGCGTTCCTCGAGTGGGAATCGATCGACGACGAGATCGAATCCGGGCCGGAGAAGGCGAGCGTCAGAGTCGGCGACGTTCGAGTCGACCTGCGCGTGGTCGTTCCCGAGGAGTTCGGCTCGGCGCTGCAGTATTTCACGGGGAGCAAGGACCACAACGTCCGACTGCGCAATTACGCGATCGAGCGGGACATGAAGTTAAACGAGTACGGCGCGTTCGACGTAAGTGACGTCGACGATCCCGACGCCGGCCAGCGCGTCGGCGAGCGCGTCGCGGGCGAGACCGAAGCGGAGATGTACGAAGCACTCGGCTTGCCCTGGATCCCACCGGAACTGCGCGAGGACCGCGGGGAGATCGACGCCGCGGCCGCCGGCGAACTTCCGGACCTCATCACGCAAGGCGACATCCGCGGCGATCTACACACCCACACGGAGTGGTCCGACGGCAACAACACGATCGAGGAGATGGTTGAGGCCGCCGCCGAACGCGGGTACGACTACTACGCTATCGCCGACCACGCCGAGGGACCGGGCGTCGTCGGCGGGATGGGTCTCTCGGACACGGAAATTCTCGAGCAGGTCGAAGCGATTCGGGAGGTCGACGCCGCCGCGGACATCGAGGTGCTCGCGGGGATCGAGGCCAACATCGACGCCGACGGCGAAATCGGCCTCGGCGACGAGGTGATCGACGCGCTCGACGTCATCGTCGCTTCCCCACACAGCGCGCTCGATCAGGATTCGGCGGCCGCCGCCGACAGACTCGTCCGGGCGATCGAAAACCCCGCGGTCGACGTAATCGGACACCCGAGCGGGCGACTGCTCAACGAGCGTGAAGGCCTCGCGATCGACGCGTCGGCGCTGGGCGCTGCGGCCGCCGAACACGACACCGCACTCGAGGTCAACAGCAATCTGCGCCGGCTCGACCTCTGGGGCAGCGCCGTTCAGGCCGCCCTTGAGGAGGGGGCGATCATCGCGATCAACACCGACGCACACCAGCCGGCGACCCTCGAGTACGTCCGCTGGGGCGTCCACACCGCCCGTCGCGGCTGGGCCGAACCCGCAGACGTGATCAACGCGTGGGATCTCGAGGAACTTCGAAACTTCCTGCACTGA
- a CDS encoding PHP domain-containing protein: protein MADVTAGAEFRVDCHVKVLNRDVVANARAAGLDAIIYAPHFTRLPEIRRRAEVYSSEDLLVIPAREVFTGSWKNRKHVLALGLSDPVPDFISLEAAMAEFERQDATVLIPHPEFLTVSLGEDDIRAYEGTIDALEIYNPKHLPRDNRRAREISESYSIPPFTSSYAHVASTVGAAYTAFDGDFETESDVLAALENRAGRRVVHTDGPQRWATTAKELAHLGYENTWQKIDRLFLSGQEPTHANHIAYDGRFEDDAVY from the coding sequence CTGGCTGACGTGACTGCCGGAGCCGAGTTTCGAGTCGATTGCCACGTCAAGGTGCTCAACAGAGATGTCGTTGCGAACGCCAGGGCGGCGGGCCTCGACGCCATCATCTACGCGCCCCACTTCACGCGACTCCCGGAAATCCGTCGGCGGGCCGAGGTCTACTCGAGCGAGGACTTGCTCGTCATCCCCGCTCGAGAGGTGTTTACGGGGTCGTGGAAGAACCGGAAACACGTCCTCGCGTTGGGGTTGTCCGACCCCGTTCCCGACTTCATCTCGCTCGAGGCGGCGATGGCCGAGTTCGAGCGCCAGGACGCGACGGTGCTGATTCCACATCCCGAATTCTTGACTGTGAGTCTCGGCGAGGACGACATTCGAGCCTACGAGGGCACCATCGACGCGCTCGAAATTTACAACCCGAAACATCTCCCGCGGGATAATCGACGCGCGCGGGAGATCTCCGAATCGTACTCGATACCGCCGTTTACCTCGTCGTACGCACACGTTGCGAGTACGGTTGGAGCCGCCTACACCGCCTTCGACGGCGACTTCGAAACCGAATCGGACGTTCTCGCGGCGCTCGAGAACAGGGCTGGACGTCGCGTCGTCCACACCGACGGTCCACAGCGGTGGGCGACGACGGCCAAAGAACTCGCACATCTGGGCTATGAAAATACCTGGCAGAAGATCGATCGGCTCTTTCTCTCCGGTCAGGAGCCGACCCACGCCAATCACATCGCGTACGACGGCCGATTCGAAGACGACGCCGTCTACTGA
- a CDS encoding DUF7565 family protein, with protein sequence MPWDCGIDGCGETFDDVEPAIIHQATEHERRECKVCGTIVPDGYLSIRHVFTEHSRAEYVRAYSASSEDVREREDLLEEIGSVANMEQIATELKR encoded by the coding sequence ATGCCCTGGGACTGTGGAATCGATGGGTGCGGCGAGACCTTCGACGACGTCGAGCCAGCGATCATCCATCAGGCGACCGAACACGAGCGCCGCGAGTGCAAAGTCTGTGGAACGATCGTTCCAGACGGCTACCTCTCGATCCGGCACGTCTTTACCGAACACAGCCGCGCCGAGTACGTCAGAGCCTACAGCGCGAGCTCCGAGGACGTCCGCGAGCGCGAGGACCTCCTCGAGGAGATCGGATCAGTCGCGAACATGGAACAGATCGCCACCGAGCTAAAACGGTAG
- a CDS encoding transcription elongation factor Spt5, with the protein MPIYAVKTTASQERTVADMIINREEPDIHAALAPDSLTSYVMVEADGNAVLNRVLEDIPHARTIVPGESDISEVEHFLSPKPDVEGIAEGDIVELIAGPFKGEKAQVQRIDEGKDQVTVELYEATVPIPVTVRGDQIRVLDSDER; encoded by the coding sequence ATGCCGATCTACGCAGTTAAAACCACAGCGAGTCAAGAACGCACCGTCGCGGACATGATTATCAACCGCGAGGAGCCGGATATCCACGCCGCGCTCGCACCCGACTCGCTGACCTCCTACGTGATGGTCGAAGCTGACGGGAACGCGGTCCTCAACCGGGTCCTCGAGGATATCCCACACGCCAGAACCATTGTGCCGGGCGAGTCAGACATTTCGGAGGTCGAGCACTTCCTGTCACCGAAACCGGACGTCGAGGGGATCGCGGAAGGCGACATCGTCGAACTCATCGCCGGGCCGTTCAAGGGCGAGAAAGCGCAGGTCCAGCGTATCGACGAAGGCAAGGATCAGGTAACCGTCGAACTCTACGAGGCGACGGTTCCGATTCCGGTGACGGTACGGGGCGACCAGATTCGGGTACTCGACTCCGACGAGCGGTAG
- a CDS encoding protein translocase SEC61 complex subunit gamma produces the protein MDVPYDLTSYVRVLKMAKTPSTNEFLQVSKIAGAGIIFIGLVGFIIGAIMVFLTSAGGA, from the coding sequence ATGGACGTTCCGTACGATCTCACCTCGTACGTCAGGGTGTTAAAAATGGCAAAGACACCGTCGACGAACGAGTTCCTGCAGGTCTCGAAGATCGCTGGCGCTGGAATCATCTTCATCGGTCTCGTCGGGTTCATCATCGGCGCGATCATGGTGTTCCTGACCAGTGCAGGTGGCGCCTAA
- a CDS encoding YcaO-like family protein codes for MEVHVVADDPVRAAIDAALSDIDITIRDADPTALSDARFAVVSDVVGSDTFEQATEATRGGNTPWIAVEIGGVGGHPLENVDAAVSGFAPGTACYNCLRQRVASTRANDEPPERPSADRSTARLAGAIAGRECVRAFAGDDESIIGRVRELPHASRQCLPVPACECSGDERNRALDLANDESLDLEQAVERAELAIDSRLGPVRSIGEAESFPAPYYLSTLADTEPFSDASASKQAAGVDDDWNAALMKAVGEGLERYCAGVYRDAEFRRATVDDLENPVSPLELVRPDDAPEFDSSTACRWVDGVDLETGESAQLPAAAVHFPQPGDPIVPSITTGLGLGSSTVDAVRSGLTEVIERDATMLSWYSTYDPLGLAVEDEAYERLERRAQSEGLAVTALLLTQDVDVPVVAVAVHRDEAEAGGADDWPKFAAGSAAALDGTAAARSALAEALQNWMELRGIGRGEADTATGQIGHYATFPEPVREFVDVQRTIPVASVGPDPVPTGADALEELVSRTSAAGLRPYAARLTTRDVEQLGFEAVRVVVPGAQPLFTDEAYFGERAITVPADLGFEPDLEREFHPYP; via the coding sequence ATGGAGGTCCACGTCGTCGCCGACGACCCGGTTCGAGCCGCTATCGACGCCGCGCTTTCCGATATCGATATCACGATCCGAGACGCCGACCCAACGGCGCTTTCCGACGCCCGGTTCGCGGTCGTCAGCGACGTCGTCGGATCGGACACGTTCGAGCAGGCGACAGAGGCGACTCGAGGTGGGAACACGCCCTGGATCGCCGTCGAAATCGGCGGCGTCGGCGGCCACCCGCTCGAGAACGTCGACGCCGCCGTGTCCGGGTTCGCGCCGGGAACGGCCTGTTATAACTGTCTCCGACAGCGAGTCGCCTCGACGCGAGCGAACGACGAGCCACCCGAGCGGCCGAGCGCGGATCGAAGTACAGCGCGACTCGCTGGCGCGATCGCGGGCCGAGAATGCGTTCGCGCGTTCGCCGGGGACGACGAATCGATCATCGGTCGCGTTCGCGAACTTCCCCACGCCAGTCGGCAGTGTCTCCCGGTTCCGGCGTGTGAGTGCAGCGGAGACGAACGGAATCGAGCGCTCGACCTCGCAAACGACGAATCGCTCGATCTCGAGCAGGCGGTCGAGCGGGCCGAACTGGCGATCGACTCCCGGCTGGGCCCGGTCCGTTCGATCGGGGAGGCCGAGTCGTTTCCGGCACCGTACTATCTCTCGACGCTCGCAGATACCGAGCCGTTCAGCGACGCGAGCGCCTCGAAGCAAGCCGCCGGCGTCGACGACGACTGGAACGCGGCGCTGATGAAAGCGGTCGGCGAGGGTCTCGAGAGGTACTGCGCCGGTGTGTATCGTGACGCGGAGTTTCGCCGCGCGACCGTCGACGACCTCGAGAATCCAGTCTCGCCGCTCGAACTCGTTCGGCCCGACGACGCACCGGAGTTCGATTCGTCGACGGCGTGTCGCTGGGTCGACGGCGTCGACCTCGAGACTGGCGAGTCGGCACAGCTTCCCGCCGCAGCCGTCCACTTCCCCCAGCCCGGTGACCCGATCGTGCCGTCGATTACGACCGGACTCGGACTCGGTTCATCGACCGTCGACGCCGTCCGATCGGGACTGACGGAGGTGATCGAGCGAGACGCGACGATGCTGTCGTGGTACTCGACGTACGACCCCCTCGGTCTCGCCGTCGAAGACGAAGCCTACGAACGACTCGAGCGCAGGGCGCAGAGCGAAGGACTCGCCGTGACCGCGCTGTTGCTGACACAGGACGTGGACGTGCCGGTCGTCGCCGTCGCCGTCCATCGAGACGAGGCCGAAGCCGGCGGAGCCGACGACTGGCCGAAGTTCGCCGCTGGCTCTGCGGCGGCACTCGACGGCACCGCCGCCGCCCGCTCGGCCCTGGCAGAAGCGCTCCAGAACTGGATGGAACTCCGCGGAATCGGCCGGGGCGAGGCCGATACCGCGACGGGACAGATCGGCCACTACGCAACGTTTCCCGAACCGGTCAGGGAATTCGTCGACGTCCAGCGGACGATTCCGGTCGCGAGCGTCGGGCCGGATCCCGTTCCCACCGGGGCCGACGCCCTCGAGGAACTGGTCTCCCGAACGAGCGCCGCCGGTCTCCGTCCATACGCGGCCCGGCTGACGACCCGAGATGTCGAGCAACTGGGTTTCGAGGCGGTGAGAGTCGTCGTCCCCGGCGCGCAACCGCTTTTCACCGACGAGGCGTACTTCGGCGAACGCGCAATCACCGTTCCCGCCGATCTCGGATTCGAACCCGATCTCGAGCGCGAGTTCCATCCGTATCCCTGA
- a CDS encoding aldehyde dehydrogenase family protein, whose amino-acid sequence MGAPTTRGDEQYGDIDDVGIAPETGWNAQYIDGEWRQQGERATISVNAPATQETVGEVPRGTTDDLNEAFRVAEAAQAEWAETPPQERSRIVSTAAQLLEEHMEEFVHLVAIEGGGVQAKGEFEGGAAVGVASHAAGMALRNRGERSESTVPGKENIVVEEPVGVVGVITPWNFPTVLSMRAVAPALALGNGVVLKPDEHTPVTGGLLLARVFEMAGLPDGVLNVVTGYGEDIGDHFSGHEVPDVISFTGSTEIGRRVATNAVENFNFPALELGGNNAHIVTDDADLELAIEAGAFGSFTHQGQVCISINRHLVHEDVYDDYVAGLAEAAEHIPVGDPLEPESIVGPIINESQFEEMTDYLEETVDAGAVVEAGGDYDFPYVEPTVLSDVRNEMAAACNEHFGPIAPVIPFSSDEEAIELANDTEMGLSGSVHCRDITRARAIAKQVETGMIHINDQPINDDPQAPFGGVKSSGMGRYNDRWIADEYTTTRWISVQHEPREY is encoded by the coding sequence ATGGGAGCACCCACTACTCGAGGAGACGAGCAGTACGGAGATATCGACGACGTTGGAATCGCGCCGGAAACGGGGTGGAACGCACAGTACATCGACGGCGAGTGGCGCCAGCAGGGCGAGCGAGCGACTATCTCGGTGAACGCGCCGGCGACCCAGGAGACGGTCGGCGAGGTGCCGCGCGGGACGACCGACGACCTCAACGAGGCGTTCCGAGTCGCCGAAGCGGCACAGGCGGAATGGGCGGAGACACCGCCACAAGAGCGCTCCCGAATCGTCTCGACGGCCGCACAGCTACTCGAAGAGCACATGGAGGAATTCGTCCACCTCGTTGCAATCGAAGGCGGTGGCGTTCAGGCGAAGGGCGAATTCGAGGGCGGAGCGGCCGTCGGCGTCGCCTCCCACGCGGCGGGCATGGCGCTTCGAAATCGCGGCGAGCGCTCCGAATCGACGGTCCCCGGGAAGGAAAACATCGTCGTCGAGGAGCCGGTCGGCGTCGTCGGAGTGATCACGCCGTGGAACTTTCCGACGGTACTCTCGATGCGGGCCGTCGCACCGGCGCTGGCGCTCGGTAACGGCGTCGTCTTAAAGCCCGACGAGCACACCCCCGTCACCGGCGGACTACTGCTCGCTCGAGTGTTTGAGATGGCCGGGCTGCCGGACGGTGTCTTGAACGTCGTTACGGGCTACGGCGAAGATATCGGCGATCACTTCTCGGGCCACGAGGTGCCGGACGTGATCTCGTTTACCGGGTCGACTGAGATCGGCCGTCGCGTGGCGACCAACGCGGTCGAGAACTTCAACTTCCCAGCGCTGGAACTCGGCGGGAACAACGCCCACATCGTCACTGACGACGCCGATCTCGAGTTGGCGATCGAGGCCGGCGCTTTCGGTTCGTTCACTCACCAGGGACAGGTCTGTATCTCGATCAATCGCCATCTCGTCCACGAAGACGTCTACGACGACTACGTCGCGGGGTTGGCCGAAGCCGCCGAACACATTCCTGTCGGGGACCCGCTCGAGCCCGAATCGATCGTTGGGCCGATCATCAACGAATCCCAGTTCGAGGAGATGACCGACTACCTCGAGGAAACCGTCGACGCGGGCGCGGTCGTCGAAGCCGGCGGCGACTACGACTTCCCCTACGTCGAACCGACGGTGCTCTCGGACGTGAGGAACGAGATGGCCGCGGCCTGCAACGAGCACTTCGGACCGATCGCGCCCGTGATCCCGTTCTCGAGCGACGAGGAAGCCATCGAACTGGCCAACGACACGGAGATGGGGCTTTCGGGTTCGGTCCACTGCCGGGACATCACTCGAGCGCGCGCCATCGCAAAGCAGGTCGAAACCGGCATGATCCACATCAACGATCAACCGATCAACGACGATCCGCAGGCGCCGTTCGGCGGCGTCAAATCCTCCGGAATGGGCCGGTACAACGACCGGTGGATCGCGGACGAGTACACGACCACGCGCTGGATTTCCGTCCAGCACGAGCCCCGAGAGTACTGA
- a CDS encoding cupin domain-containing protein produces the protein MEKVEIDEVDNEPNPMAAQSVRRPISDALGTTDFAMNYFELESGESFSGGYHAHHDQEEVFYVLEGTATFETENGPVSVDAGELVRFAPGEFQQGTNEGEEPVVGWAFGAPDSSHNVEDIESVVYCQACESETKHGLEIADEGGFRLSCTDCGNSFTIA, from the coding sequence ATGGAGAAAGTCGAAATCGACGAGGTCGACAACGAACCGAACCCGATGGCAGCACAGTCAGTTCGGCGGCCGATATCGGACGCCCTCGGAACGACCGATTTCGCGATGAACTACTTCGAACTCGAGTCGGGTGAGTCCTTTTCCGGCGGCTATCACGCACATCACGACCAGGAAGAGGTCTTCTACGTGCTCGAGGGAACGGCGACGTTCGAAACCGAAAACGGACCCGTCAGCGTCGACGCTGGTGAACTCGTTCGGTTCGCCCCCGGCGAGTTCCAGCAGGGAACCAACGAGGGCGAGGAACCCGTCGTCGGCTGGGCGTTCGGCGCACCCGACTCGAGTCACAACGTAGAGGACATCGAATCGGTCGTCTACTGTCAGGCGTGTGAATCCGAAACCAAACACGGCCTCGAGATCGCCGACGAGGGCGGCTTCCGACTCAGTTGTACGGACTGCGGAAACTCGTTTACGATCGCCTGA